From the Leptospira inadai serovar Lyme str. 10 genome, the window TATCAATCCGTCCTTATTTTAATGGCTAGCTTGATCTATTCGTATTCTTCCGAGGAGGAAGAGACGTATTAAACCGACTTATCCGCGGGAAAACGAAGATTCTTGCGGAGGAAATACGTCGAAAGCCGGGTCTTAGTTTTCTATCCGGTATGAGCCAGAAAATAAAGATTCTCCTCAGCTTCGTTCTACTTCTACTATTTTTCGCGACGGGAAAGGCGTTCTCGGAAGAGATTTCCAATATTCCCTTATATACCGTCGCTCAAGAACGTAAAACGCTCTATCAAGAACTTGCGATATTAAAACCGAAGGAATTACTGATCGTAAATTTCACTAGCTCGACCTGTATCCCCTGCAAAGAGGAAGTACCGAGACTCGTATCCTTTGTCGAAAATTGGAATTCCTCGAATAAGCAAGGAACCAGGCTAGTGCTGTGGATCGTTTTTTTGGAAGACACTCTCGATAGCGCAATCGAAACGGCCGCTACCTTAAAGGTAGGCACACGGGCAGAAATTCTGTACGATACCTTAAATACGAGCATGAAACATCTTAGATTTCGAGGAACTCCTACTAGCTATGTTCTTGATAAAAGCAGAAAGATCCTTTTTACAGGATCCGGATATACGGAAGAGAACTGGCGACGCATGATTTTGGCCATCGAGCAAAACGGAAGATACGAGTGAAAGAGAATCTCCTCTTATTCAATTTCCTATTTATCCTGTTGCACTTCAATTTCGGATGCATATATTATCAAACTAAGGAAATTCCGAACGAGTTAGGATACGTCGAAGCCGAGGCCCGAGGAGCCGATCGAGAGGAGGCCGAACGTAACGTTAAAATGGAAATGATCGGCATGATCCTTGGAGAACTCGTGCAATCTCAATCGATCATCATAGATTCCAC encodes:
- a CDS encoding TlpA family protein disulfide reductase; the protein is MSQKIKILLSFVLLLLFFATGKAFSEEISNIPLYTVAQERKTLYQELAILKPKELLIVNFTSSTCIPCKEEVPRLVSFVENWNSSNKQGTRLVLWIVFLEDTLDSAIETAATLKVGTRAEILYDTLNTSMKHLRFRGTPTSYVLDKSRKILFTGSGYTEENWRRMILAIEQNGRYE